In one Alistipes sp. ZOR0009 genomic region, the following are encoded:
- a CDS encoding glutaminase: protein MRYKEIVEEIYESVIGEENSGRLATYIPELAKVNPDNFGVHLSTIDGENVGVGDCCQRFSIQSIAKVLSLSLAYKKLGERIWGRLGVEPSGTSFNSLVQLEADKGIPRNPFINAGALVICDILITLLDNPKEDFLTYIRDLSDNPTLDYSSVIAESEQSVGYRNIALCHFIKSFGNIKNDPMEVLDFYFNLCSLEMDGRELTHTFLFLANGGRKLDGTEILNGSQTKRINALMQTCGFYDESGEFSFKVGLPGKSGVGGGIIAIHPNRYTIGVWSPKLNDKGNSYRGIKFLERFTTHTKLSIF, encoded by the coding sequence ATGAGATATAAGGAAATCGTAGAAGAAATTTACGAATCGGTAATAGGCGAAGAGAATAGTGGAAGGCTGGCTACCTATATCCCAGAACTGGCGAAGGTAAATCCAGATAATTTCGGGGTTCACTTGTCTACTATTGACGGGGAAAATGTTGGAGTGGGGGATTGCTGCCAAAGATTTTCGATACAGAGTATTGCAAAAGTTTTATCCTTAAGTCTGGCCTATAAGAAGTTGGGTGAACGTATTTGGGGTCGACTGGGGGTTGAGCCTTCTGGGACTTCTTTCAACTCGTTAGTTCAGCTGGAGGCGGACAAAGGAATTCCTCGAAATCCATTTATTAATGCAGGAGCATTGGTGATTTGTGATATTCTTATCACTTTGCTTGATAATCCCAAAGAAGACTTTCTAACATACATACGAGATTTATCCGATAACCCAACTTTGGATTATTCGTCGGTAATTGCCGAGTCGGAGCAATCTGTTGGATATCGTAATATAGCGTTATGCCATTTTATCAAATCTTTTGGCAACATTAAGAATGATCCGATGGAAGTTCTCGACTTTTACTTCAATCTATGCTCGCTAGAGATGGACGGACGTGAGCTGACACATACGTTCTTGTTTTTGGCTAATGGAGGACGGAAGTTGGATGGTACGGAAATCCTGAATGGGAGCCAAACTAAGCGTATAAACGCTTTAATGCAAACATGTGGCTTTTATGATGAGTCAGGAGAGTTCTCCTTTAAGGTTGGGTTACCCGGGAAGAGTGGTGTTGGAGGAGGTATTATTGCGATTCATCCAAACCGGTACACGATAGGAGTCTGGAGCCCGAAGTTAAATGATAAGGGTAACTCATATAGGGGCATAAAATTTTTGGAGCGTTTTACCACGCATACGAAGCTGTCAATATTTTAG
- a CDS encoding energy transducer TonB: MLAKKTYGADLEHLKVLFLEVGLCVALAISIVAFEWNFKESNTASSWIINSSVENISDLIPITETPTSTSELPHLAVFSDEIKIVSNDVHLDNVLMVDAEGGKEPIPITSYSPKITDDIVDDTDEPFIVVEEMPTFGNGGLEAFQKYVLSNVVYSETARENNIFGTVLVEFVVGKTGKIEGVKVVRGVDSSLDNEVVRVLRKSPDWKPGYQRGKPVKVKFTLPVKFALE, translated from the coding sequence ATGTTGGCAAAAAAGACTTATGGAGCAGACTTAGAACATCTCAAGGTTCTATTTCTAGAAGTGGGCTTGTGTGTTGCTCTGGCTATTTCGATAGTTGCGTTTGAATGGAATTTTAAAGAAAGCAATACAGCATCTAGTTGGATTATCAATTCTTCAGTAGAAAATATTTCGGACTTAATTCCGATAACAGAAACACCTACTAGTACGTCAGAATTACCGCATCTTGCCGTCTTTTCTGATGAGATCAAAATAGTATCTAACGATGTTCATCTTGATAATGTGTTAATGGTAGATGCTGAAGGGGGGAAGGAGCCGATTCCTATAACTTCGTATAGTCCAAAAATTACGGATGATATTGTTGATGATACTGATGAGCCTTTTATTGTGGTTGAGGAAATGCCCACTTTTGGGAATGGCGGTTTGGAAGCTTTTCAAAAGTATGTTTTAAGCAACGTTGTGTATTCTGAAACAGCAAGGGAAAACAATATTTTCGGGACTGTGCTGGTGGAATTTGTTGTAGGCAAAACGGGTAAGATAGAAGGGGTTAAAGTTGTACGAGGAGTTGATTCCTCGTTAGATAACGAGGTGGTTCGTGTTCTTCGCAAATCTCCAGATTGGAAACCTGGGTATCAAAGAGGAAAACCCGTAAAGGTTAAGTTTACTTTACCTGTGAAATTTGCACTTGAGTAA
- the clpB gene encoding ATP-dependent chaperone ClpB — translation MNFNNFTIKAQEVIQHAIEVAAANNNQIIESGHVLQGLMSQSESITGFLLRKVGANQYAIERGLAEILGKYPKVTGAGEPSLSNYANKAISRAMDYAKKLGDQYISVEDLLLGILDVGDNVSKLLKDNGVVEKELIAAIKELRKGASVDNPSAEETFNALGRYAINLNDMARSGKLDPVIGRDEEIRRVLQILSRRTKNNPILVGEPGVGKTAIAEGIAHRIISGDVPENLKSKQIYSLDMGALIAGAKYKGEFEERLKGVVKDVTTSEGEVILFIDEIHTLIGAGKSEGAMDAANILKPALARGELRSIGATTLDEYQKYFEKDKALERRFQTVMVDEPTAPDAISILRGLKERYENHHQVRIKDDAIIAAVELSYRYITNRFLPDKAIDLIDEAAAKLRLEMNSVPENIDELDRRVRQLEIEREAIKREGDTRKVNDLNEEIANLSEQRAVLRSKWQEEKGLIDKIQHKKIELEDLNFQAQEAERLGDYAKVAEIRYGRVKEVNDQIERFKETLKERQRNDALIKEEVDSEDIAEVVSKWTGIPVAKMVQSERVKLLNMESELHKRLVGQNEAIEAVADAVRRSRAGLQDSKRPIGSFIFMGTTGVGKTELAKALADFLFNDENMITRIDMSEYMEKHSVSRLIGAPPGYVGYDEGGQLTESVRRKPYSVILLDEIEKAHPDVFNILLQVLDDGRLTDNKGRTVNFKNTIIIMTSNIGSHLIQERFANISEDKRRLIAEQTKVELVELLKQTIRPEFINRIDDLIMFTPLNHKEIREIVLLQLNSVAKMLGENGIKIEFTDRSVDYIADVGFDPMFGARPIKRAIQKYIVNELSKQILGGVVERDDEIVIDYHDEVITFSNKA, via the coding sequence ATGAACTTTAATAATTTTACAATTAAGGCACAGGAGGTTATTCAGCATGCAATTGAGGTTGCCGCGGCTAATAACAACCAAATTATAGAATCGGGACATGTGTTGCAAGGGCTAATGTCTCAAAGTGAAAGTATCACAGGGTTTTTATTGCGCAAAGTTGGTGCAAATCAGTACGCAATTGAGAGAGGTCTTGCAGAGATTTTGGGTAAGTATCCTAAGGTAACAGGAGCAGGAGAACCTTCGTTAAGTAACTATGCTAATAAAGCAATTAGTAGGGCAATGGATTACGCCAAAAAATTGGGTGATCAGTACATTTCTGTTGAAGATTTGTTGTTGGGCATTTTAGATGTTGGGGATAACGTTTCTAAGCTTCTTAAGGATAATGGCGTTGTCGAAAAGGAACTTATAGCAGCAATCAAAGAGTTACGAAAAGGTGCCTCTGTCGATAATCCGTCGGCAGAAGAAACGTTCAATGCTCTTGGACGATATGCGATCAACTTAAACGATATGGCTCGATCTGGTAAGCTCGACCCTGTTATTGGTCGTGATGAGGAGATTCGACGTGTGCTTCAAATTCTATCGAGGCGTACAAAGAATAATCCAATCTTAGTTGGAGAACCTGGTGTTGGCAAAACGGCTATTGCCGAAGGCATTGCACACCGTATTATTAGTGGTGATGTTCCTGAAAATTTGAAATCTAAGCAGATTTACTCTCTAGATATGGGGGCGCTCATTGCTGGTGCTAAGTATAAGGGTGAATTTGAAGAGCGATTAAAGGGTGTCGTAAAAGATGTGACGACTTCGGAAGGAGAGGTTATTCTTTTTATTGACGAGATCCATACCTTGATAGGCGCAGGGAAAAGCGAAGGAGCAATGGATGCCGCTAATATTCTTAAGCCGGCACTTGCCCGAGGTGAGCTGCGATCGATTGGTGCGACTACGCTTGATGAGTACCAGAAATATTTTGAAAAAGATAAGGCGTTGGAGCGGCGTTTTCAGACGGTAATGGTAGATGAGCCTACGGCTCCTGATGCAATTTCTATTCTTCGAGGCTTAAAAGAGCGCTATGAAAATCATCACCAAGTGAGAATAAAGGATGATGCTATTATTGCTGCTGTTGAACTCTCTTATCGCTATATTACCAATCGTTTTTTGCCAGATAAGGCTATCGACTTAATTGATGAGGCTGCTGCTAAGCTTCGTTTGGAGATGAACTCTGTTCCTGAAAATATCGATGAGCTAGATCGACGTGTTCGGCAACTCGAAATTGAAAGAGAAGCAATAAAAAGAGAAGGTGATACTCGAAAGGTCAACGACTTGAACGAAGAAATTGCAAACCTTTCAGAGCAACGGGCGGTACTTCGTTCTAAGTGGCAGGAGGAGAAAGGGCTAATAGATAAAATTCAGCATAAAAAGATTGAACTAGAGGATTTGAATTTTCAAGCGCAGGAAGCAGAGCGTTTAGGTGATTATGCTAAAGTTGCCGAAATTCGTTATGGCAGGGTAAAGGAGGTAAATGACCAGATAGAAAGATTTAAGGAAACGCTTAAAGAGCGTCAACGCAATGATGCCCTTATTAAGGAGGAGGTTGATTCGGAAGATATTGCAGAAGTTGTCTCTAAATGGACTGGAATTCCTGTAGCCAAAATGGTGCAAAGCGAACGTGTTAAGCTTCTTAATATGGAGTCTGAATTGCATAAGCGGTTGGTGGGGCAAAATGAGGCTATAGAGGCTGTCGCTGATGCCGTCAGACGTAGTCGCGCTGGTTTACAGGATTCAAAACGTCCGATTGGTTCTTTTATTTTTATGGGAACTACGGGTGTTGGGAAAACGGAGTTGGCTAAGGCTCTTGCAGACTTTCTATTTAATGACGAGAATATGATTACCCGCATTGACATGTCGGAGTACATGGAAAAGCATTCGGTCTCAAGGCTTATCGGAGCGCCTCCTGGATATGTAGGCTACGACGAAGGTGGACAGCTGACCGAGTCGGTTCGAAGAAAGCCTTACTCTGTTATTCTTCTTGATGAGATAGAAAAAGCACACCCCGATGTGTTTAACATTCTTCTGCAAGTATTGGATGACGGGAGATTGACGGATAATAAGGGGCGTACTGTCAATTTTAAGAATACGATTATCATAATGACATCGAATATTGGCTCTCATCTTATTCAGGAGCGGTTCGCTAATATTTCTGAAGATAAGAGACGGCTGATTGCGGAGCAAACGAAAGTCGAGCTGGTTGAGCTGCTTAAGCAAACCATTCGTCCCGAGTTTATTAACAGAATTGATGATCTGATAATGTTTACTCCGTTAAACCACAAGGAGATTCGAGAGATTGTTCTGCTGCAGCTTAATTCTGTTGCTAAAATGCTTGGCGAAAATGGAATAAAGATTGAGTTTACCGATCGTTCTGTAGACTATATTGCCGATGTTGGTTTTGACCCAATGTTTGGGGCTCGACCTATAAAGAGGGCAATCCAAAAGTATATTGTAAATGAGCTATCAAAGCAAATACTGGGAGGCGTTGTTGAGCGAGATGATGAGATTGTAATCGATTATCATGATGAGGTTATAACTTTTTCAAATAAAGCATAA
- a CDS encoding RNA polymerase sigma factor — translation MFLKKVHKLDNATRQNLTKLADDELLQSLTKDNYGDIVNEIFNRYSHILYGVCYKYLKNTEESKDAVQSIFEKIFIDLSNHTVKNLKSWLFVVAKNYCLMHIRKRQLDLKELTPESTTNVLYKLYQEELGQKIDDEVAEDQISKMLALMEKLSSQQGICLSLMYLEDKSYKEIADITGFGMNEVKSHIQNGKRNLRKLLTDGYEQ, via the coding sequence TTGTTCCTAAAAAAAGTTCATAAGCTCGATAATGCAACACGTCAGAACTTAACAAAACTAGCTGACGATGAACTTTTGCAATCCCTAACGAAGGATAATTACGGGGATATCGTGAACGAAATTTTCAACCGCTACTCACATATTCTATACGGGGTATGCTATAAATACCTAAAAAATACAGAAGAGAGTAAAGACGCCGTACAATCAATCTTTGAGAAGATATTTATTGATTTGAGTAACCATACGGTGAAAAACCTTAAATCGTGGCTATTTGTAGTTGCCAAAAACTACTGCCTGATGCATATTCGTAAGCGACAACTTGATCTAAAAGAACTAACACCCGAAAGTACTACAAACGTACTTTACAAGCTATACCAAGAAGAGTTGGGACAAAAGATTGATGACGAGGTAGCCGAAGACCAAATATCAAAAATGCTCGCACTCATGGAAAAGCTATCGAGCCAACAAGGCATCTGCCTAAGCCTAATGTATCTCGAAGATAAATCATACAAAGAAATTGCTGATATAACCGGATTTGGGATGAACGAAGTGAAAAGTCATATCCAAAATGGCAAGCGTAACCTCCGAAAACTACTTACCGATGGCTATGAACAATAA
- a CDS encoding DUF1842 domain-containing protein yields the protein METGMFLLPLIAGTGKMGAISINFNLGVSTPNRKVGGVARAFQSTNPPLDVHFDVNGDFTYMTVMPQNTHILVVLEGNNEFKGRIVLESNWQSGTGSFSFIDNSGKRHSLENVPVKLAQVNQPQAAKAN from the coding sequence ATGGAAACTGGAATGTTTTTACTTCCTCTAATTGCAGGAACAGGTAAGATGGGTGCTATTAGCATAAACTTCAACCTTGGAGTGTCTACACCAAACCGCAAAGTCGGTGGAGTTGCACGTGCCTTTCAATCAACCAACCCTCCTCTAGATGTTCACTTTGATGTTAATGGAGACTTTACCTACATGACAGTGATGCCTCAAAACACTCACATCCTTGTTGTTCTTGAAGGTAATAATGAGTTTAAAGGACGCATTGTTCTTGAGTCGAACTGGCAAAGTGGAACCGGATCTTTCTCTTTTATCGATAACAGTGGAAAACGGCATAGTCTAGAGAATGTTCCTGTAAAACTTGCTCAAGTAAATCAACCACAAGCAGCAAAGGCCAACTAA